The proteins below are encoded in one region of Rhodoflexus caldus:
- the hisC gene encoding histidinol-phosphate transaminase, which translates to MTAANTFNISQLLRPHIAGLKPYSSARDEYSGKEGIFLDANENAFGSVTEQAFNRYPDPYQQELKAKIAELKHCRPEQIFLGNGSDEAIDLLYRAFCEPHLDNVIICPPTYGMYEVSAEINCVEVRRVPLTAEFQLQPQAIMEAVDWHTKMIFVCSPNNPTANNMAPDDIRYLLEHFHGLVVVDEAYIDFTSQPSFVQSLEKYPNLVVLQTFSKAWGLAALRLGMAFASPDIIRVLNKIKPPYNINGVTQQLALVGLSRTDTFREMVNETLQQREMLAATLKSLPQVLHVYPSDANFLLVKVPRPKELYDFLTQNRVIVRDRSKLALCEGCLRITVGTAEENRQLAAAIQQFV; encoded by the coding sequence ATGACAGCTGCCAATACATTCAATATCAGCCAGTTGCTGCGCCCGCACATTGCGGGGCTGAAGCCTTATTCCTCTGCCCGCGACGAGTACAGCGGCAAAGAGGGCATATTTCTGGATGCCAACGAAAATGCCTTCGGTTCAGTTACCGAGCAGGCTTTTAACCGCTATCCCGACCCTTACCAGCAGGAACTGAAAGCCAAAATTGCCGAGTTGAAACATTGTCGCCCCGAGCAAATTTTTCTGGGCAACGGCAGCGATGAGGCGATAGACTTGCTATACCGCGCTTTTTGCGAACCGCATTTGGACAATGTGATTATTTGTCCGCCGACCTACGGCATGTACGAAGTTAGCGCGGAAATCAATTGTGTGGAAGTGCGCCGCGTACCGCTCACTGCCGAGTTCCAACTGCAACCGCAGGCGATTATGGAAGCGGTGGATTGGCACACCAAAATGATTTTCGTTTGTTCGCCCAACAACCCGACTGCTAACAACATGGCACCGGACGACATCCGCTACCTGCTGGAACATTTCCATGGGCTGGTGGTCGTAGATGAGGCATATATTGATTTTACCTCACAGCCGAGTTTTGTGCAATCGCTGGAAAAATACCCCAACTTAGTGGTGTTGCAAACATTCTCTAAGGCATGGGGTTTGGCGGCGTTGCGCTTGGGCATGGCGTTCGCCTCACCCGATATTATTCGCGTGCTGAACAAAATTAAGCCGCCATACAACATCAACGGCGTAACCCAACAGTTGGCATTAGTCGGTTTGAGCCGCACCGATACTTTCCGCGAAATGGTGAACGAAACGCTGCAACAGCGCGAAATGCTGGCAGCTACGCTCAAATCGCTGCCGCAAGTGCTGCACGTGTACCCGTCGGATGCCAACTTTTTGTTGGTCAAAGTGCCGCGCCCGAAGGAATTGTACGATTTCCTGACGCAAAACCGGGTAATTGTGCGCGACCGCTCTAAATTGGCACTTTGCGAAGGCTGCCTGCGCATCACGGTAGGCACAGCCGAGGAAAACCGCCAACTGGCAGCCGCGATTCAGCAGTTTGTGTAG
- a CDS encoding ATP-binding protein, whose amino-acid sequence MDDILKYYLANTLATPSVMAGRLTHPITHMRYPERQVFTRLQKYADDFFAKGTEPRLISLTGLRGTGKTTLLWQTANHIGSRYGQSVYFFNVNTLKNLNISLFAALEAFQQHIVQRRFNELTAPIVLLFDEVQDDEQWAQTLKILYDEAKTAFILCTGSSALLLNSTADLARRMFLQRIFPYNFSELLTVQNVVQPALNLRLPDRQLAEQLKQIIFYSEDAASCHQQLVDIQHEIQPVIHRWQSQLPDLPERYINYLNLPNLLFYEDADAIHQNILDLLKRIIYEDIPTLKPAYEDLGKIEKLMLRLAGSDEINPEKLAGIIGMKQQAIHELTDLLVKAELINVLLPFGGLDSRINKHKKAFFMSPSLRRALLYSLYGQILPEQYRSKLREDAVMMYLKRVLPENIISFAAGSPTANPDFVIETRERPLVLEVGTHKTSTAQARVIPARYGLLVSDGSDVPLLKENTVQIPFNWFLLL is encoded by the coding sequence ATGGATGACATCCTGAAATATTACCTTGCCAATACGCTTGCTACGCCTTCGGTGATGGCGGGGCGACTCACCCACCCCATTACGCACATGCGCTATCCCGAAAGGCAAGTATTTACGCGTTTGCAAAAGTATGCCGATGATTTTTTTGCCAAAGGTACAGAACCTCGCCTGATAAGCCTGACCGGACTGCGAGGAACGGGAAAAACAACGTTGCTTTGGCAAACGGCAAATCACATCGGCAGTCGGTACGGGCAATCGGTTTATTTCTTCAATGTCAATACACTGAAAAACCTGAATATCAGCCTTTTTGCTGCATTAGAAGCCTTTCAGCAACACATCGTACAGCGGCGTTTTAACGAACTGACCGCGCCTATTGTGTTGCTTTTTGACGAAGTACAAGACGATGAGCAATGGGCGCAAACGCTGAAAATTTTGTATGACGAAGCCAAAACAGCATTTATTCTTTGCACGGGGTCTTCGGCTTTGCTGCTCAACAGCACGGCAGATTTGGCAAGGCGCATGTTCCTGCAACGGATTTTTCCGTACAATTTCAGCGAATTGCTCACCGTTCAAAATGTCGTACAGCCTGCCCTGAACCTCAGGCTTCCCGACAGGCAACTTGCCGAGCAACTCAAACAAATCATATTTTACAGCGAAGACGCAGCAAGTTGTCATCAGCAACTTGTTGATATTCAGCATGAAATACAGCCTGTTATTCACCGTTGGCAGTCGCAATTGCCCGACCTGCCGGAACGCTACATCAACTACCTGAATCTGCCCAACTTGTTGTTTTACGAAGATGCGGATGCCATTCATCAAAACATTCTTGATTTGCTGAAACGCATCATTTACGAAGACATTCCGACGCTTAAACCCGCCTACGAGGATTTGGGCAAAATAGAAAAGCTCATGTTGCGGCTGGCAGGTTCTGATGAAATCAATCCCGAAAAACTGGCGGGCATTATCGGTATGAAGCAACAGGCTATCCATGAATTGACGGACTTACTTGTAAAAGCTGAGTTGATAAACGTACTGCTGCCTTTCGGCGGACTTGACAGCCGCATCAACAAGCATAAAAAAGCGTTTTTCATGTCGCCATCGTTGCGGCGGGCATTGCTATACAGCCTCTATGGACAAATTTTGCCCGAACAATACCGCAGCAAGTTGCGGGAAGATGCGGTAATGATGTATCTGAAAAGAGTTTTGCCGGAAAATATCATTTCGTTTGCCGCAGGCAGCCCGACCGCCAACCCCGATTTTGTGATTGAAACGCGGGAACGTCCATTGGTGCTGGAAGTGGGTACACATAAAACAAGCACCGCCCAAGCGCGTGTCATACCTGCCCGTTACGGCTTGTTGGTATCCGACGGCAGCGATGTACCTCTGCTGAAAGAAAACACTGTTCAAATACCCTTTAACTGGTTTTTGTTGTTGTAG
- a CDS encoding 4Fe-4S dicluster domain-containing protein: protein MSYFQNILTAARTLWQGIRLTGKHLRDAVRKPRQGTLPVSDTQYFHQEQGIVTLQYPKEQLPVPDNGRYKLHNEIEDCIVCDKCAKICPVNCIDIEAIKAPETIGTASDGTPVRLYAAKFDIDMAKCCFCGLCTTVCPTECLTMTPEYDFSVFNLEEMNFKFSKMSEEEVALRRAEAAEREAAKAAAKQSAATATAEPKTAETAAEGSPTPAPKPAVKPKLVMKKPPAPPPAEQ from the coding sequence ATGTCCTACTTCCAAAACATCCTCACCGCTGCCCGCACCCTTTGGCAAGGGATTCGCCTAACAGGTAAGCACCTGCGCGATGCCGTCCGCAAACCGCGACAGGGGACGCTGCCCGTGAGCGATACACAGTATTTCCATCAGGAACAGGGCATCGTAACGCTGCAATATCCCAAAGAGCAACTGCCCGTACCCGACAACGGACGCTATAAGCTGCACAACGAGATAGAAGACTGCATCGTTTGCGACAAGTGCGCCAAAATTTGCCCCGTCAATTGCATTGATATTGAGGCAATTAAAGCCCCAGAAACCATCGGGACGGCTTCCGACGGCACGCCTGTTCGCCTCTATGCGGCAAAATTTGACATTGACATGGCAAAATGCTGCTTCTGCGGACTTTGCACCACCGTTTGCCCGACCGAGTGCCTCACCATGACCCCCGAATACGATTTCAGCGTATTCAACTTGGAAGAAATGAACTTCAAATTTTCCAAGATGAGCGAGGAAGAAGTTGCCTTGCGTCGCGCTGAGGCTGCCGAACGGGAAGCCGCCAAAGCCGCTGCCAAGCAATCGGCTGCAACGGCTACTGCCGAGCCTAAAACAGCCGAAACCGCCGCGGAAGGCAGCCCCACACCTGCACCCAAACCGGCAGTTAAGCCCAAGTTGGTGATGAAAAAGCCGCCTGCCCCCCCACCTGCCGAACAGTAA
- a CDS encoding NADH-quinone oxidoreductase subunit J family protein, with protein sequence MENGLLFYPLALMAVSAALYVLFTSNLMRAALALMMVFLSLAGIYALAGAEFVAAAQIMVYAGGILIILVFGLMFTSEKDGRPATSSHQYQGIAAVLSIALLTALVRLGLHLPQATPQAAPPSIADLGTALLTDYVLPLETLAMLLLLALVASVYIAAQNQNNPDSP encoded by the coding sequence ATGGAAAACGGACTGTTGTTTTATCCCCTTGCCCTAATGGCGGTCAGTGCCGCGCTGTATGTGCTTTTCACAAGCAACCTGATGCGTGCCGCACTTGCTCTGATGATGGTATTTCTCTCATTGGCAGGCATTTACGCGCTGGCAGGGGCAGAGTTTGTCGCCGCAGCGCAAATCATGGTCTATGCGGGCGGCATCCTGATTATCCTTGTTTTCGGGCTGATGTTCACCTCTGAAAAAGACGGGCGACCGGCTACCTCTTCCCACCAGTATCAAGGGATAGCTGCTGTTTTGAGCATTGCTCTGCTGACTGCATTGGTTCGGTTAGGGCTGCATTTGCCGCAGGCAACGCCGCAAGCCGCGCCCCCTTCCATCGCCGATTTGGGAACGGCGCTGCTCACCGACTATGTATTACCTTTGGAAACGCTGGCAATGCTGTTGCTGTTGGCATTGGTCGCAAGCGTATATATTGCCGCACAAAATCAAAACAACCCCGATTCGCCATGA
- a CDS encoding lysophospholipid acyltransferase family protein, with protein sequence MIAQIAKWYFRSIGWTIKGSIPPEIKKCVVVAAPHTTNYDYPIALSVFYTLNLPVRFLGKKQLFRFPLGILMRATGGIPVDRSKNNNLVEYMVSLFAKNDQLYLLIPPEGTRKAVKEWKTGFYRVAEAAGVPIILGYLDYAKKEAGFGKVFYPTGDIEADMKEIKAFYKNITPKHPDKYRTEE encoded by the coding sequence ATGATAGCGCAAATTGCAAAATGGTACTTCCGCAGCATAGGCTGGACGATTAAAGGAAGTATTCCGCCCGAAATCAAAAAATGCGTGGTAGTAGCCGCGCCGCACACCACCAACTACGACTACCCGATTGCGCTGTCCGTATTTTACACGCTCAACCTGCCCGTTCGTTTTTTGGGAAAAAAGCAACTGTTCCGTTTTCCGTTAGGCATCCTGATGCGGGCAACGGGCGGCATTCCCGTGGACAGAAGCAAAAACAACAACTTAGTGGAGTACATGGTCAGCCTCTTTGCGAAAAACGACCAACTCTACCTGCTCATCCCGCCCGAAGGCACGCGCAAAGCCGTTAAAGAGTGGAAAACAGGCTTCTATCGCGTAGCGGAAGCCGCAGGCGTACCTATCATCTTGGGTTATTTGGACTATGCCAAAAAAGAAGCAGGTTTCGGCAAAGTATTCTACCCCACAGGCGATATTGAGGCGGACATGAAAGAAATCAAAGCGTTTTACAAAAACATTACGCCCAAACACCCCGACAAATACCGCACGGAGGAATAA
- a CDS encoding apolipoprotein A1/A4/E family protein, translating into MSDTPPNTALTPTEAPKQEQGKFDFNKLMDDAKAILGILQEKGSAVAKEIQEELDDIRAKMADETTREEYKKKAMDTFASIKSRVKELADDADDEVKETFAELRQEFDEKVAKAKSGELMKEIREELEEFKEDVQEAFTGLKTRFFGEKKADDAGNKQDA; encoded by the coding sequence ATGAGCGATACACCGCCAAACACCGCCCTCACACCCACAGAAGCGCCTAAGCAAGAGCAAGGCAAATTTGATTTTAACAAGTTGATGGACGATGCCAAAGCTATTTTGGGCATCTTACAGGAAAAAGGCAGCGCGGTAGCCAAAGAAATTCAGGAAGAATTAGACGACATCCGCGCCAAAATGGCCGATGAGACCACCCGCGAGGAGTACAAGAAAAAGGCAATGGACACTTTCGCATCCATCAAAAGCCGCGTGAAAGAGCTTGCCGATGATGCTGATGACGAAGTAAAGGAAACCTTTGCGGAGTTACGTCAGGAATTTGACGAAAAAGTAGCCAAAGCCAAAAGCGGCGAACTGATGAAAGAAATTCGCGAAGAATTGGAAGAGTTCAAAGAAGATGTACAGGAGGCCTTCACAGGGCTAAAAACCCGCTTTTTCGGTGAAAAGAAAGCCGACGATGCGGGCAATAAGCAGGATGCATAG
- the rsmA gene encoding 16S rRNA (adenine(1518)-N(6)/adenine(1519)-N(6))-dimethyltransferase RsmA encodes MEKVKPKKHLGQHFLKDLNIAERIAGLLSGHGGYRKVLEIGPGMGVLTQFLAKNTACELHLAEVDSESVAYLHKVGYVPDNQLHHANFLEMNLTELAQSEPLALVGNLPYNISSQIFFKMLENRHFIPEMVCMIQKEVAERIAAKPGGKEYGILSVLLQAFYDIRYEFTVHEHVFQPPPKVKSAVITLRRNATAQLGCDERRFFTVVKTAFNQRRKTLRNALKPLGIPEAAANLPLLDLRAERLGVAEFVELTNALG; translated from the coding sequence ATGGAGAAAGTAAAGCCCAAAAAACACTTAGGACAGCATTTCCTTAAAGATTTAAATATTGCAGAACGCATTGCGGGTTTGCTGTCGGGGCATGGCGGCTACCGAAAGGTGCTGGAAATAGGGCCGGGTATGGGCGTGCTGACGCAGTTTCTGGCAAAAAACACCGCTTGTGAACTGCATCTGGCAGAAGTGGACAGCGAATCAGTCGCCTATTTACATAAAGTCGGCTATGTGCCTGACAATCAACTGCATCATGCCAACTTTTTGGAAATGAACCTGACTGAACTTGCACAGAGCGAACCTTTGGCGCTGGTCGGTAATCTGCCGTATAATATTTCTTCGCAAATATTTTTTAAGATGCTGGAAAACAGGCATTTCATCCCTGAAATGGTCTGTATGATACAGAAAGAAGTGGCAGAGCGGATAGCTGCCAAACCGGGCGGTAAGGAATACGGCATCCTGAGCGTATTGTTACAGGCCTTTTACGACATCCGCTATGAGTTTACCGTACATGAGCACGTATTTCAGCCGCCGCCGAAGGTTAAGTCGGCAGTAATTACCTTGCGCCGCAATGCTACCGCTCAACTTGGTTGCGATGAAAGGCGATTTTTTACGGTTGTTAAAACGGCATTTAATCAGCGTCGGAAAACTTTACGCAATGCACTGAAGCCTTTGGGTATCCCTGAGGCTGCTGCCAATCTGCCGTTATTGGATTTACGCGCAGAAAGGCTCGGCGTAGCAGAGTTTGTAGAGCTGACCAATGCATTGGGCTAA
- a CDS encoding Rieske (2Fe-2S) protein → MPQYVLFPTLAEADEQVPLYATALIRADKLEICLTHTPEGFFAVSNECTHQRAAMHKGRVLPDCKIQCPWHGYTFSLKNGEELSGNGCPPLKTYPITVSEKGVEIEL, encoded by the coding sequence ATGCCCCAATACGTCCTTTTTCCTACACTGGCGGAGGCCGACGAACAAGTGCCGCTTTACGCCACTGCACTCATACGCGCCGATAAGCTGGAAATTTGCCTGACGCATACGCCGGAGGGATTTTTTGCCGTCAGCAATGAATGTACGCATCAGCGGGCTGCCATGCACAAAGGCCGCGTGTTACCCGATTGCAAAATTCAATGCCCTTGGCATGGATACACGTTTTCGCTGAAAAATGGGGAAGAACTGTCAGGCAACGGATGTCCTCCGCTGAAAACCTATCCGATTACCGTATCGGAAAAAGGAGTGGAAATTGAGTTGTAG
- a CDS encoding T9SS type B sorting domain-containing protein encodes MELLSRAAKRLPLCLFALFLWHQLHAQTTVFAELKGNPLNTNGWRLAGQAYTGDTGGDVDTDRDELILTDPLNFTSGSVFYQSALNLATCQRWTAEFEFRMWEGTAADGIAFCFLANPPTGAVAGGGIGIPPRPRGLMIVLDTWQNCLGATPVPNVQIRFEQGQRDYSECPQPPQPTSATLPLRSNEYQRCRITYQNGLVVVSINGTPVVRGQFNINFPGYFGFTAATGGSTDRHSIKNFTMLTDPVVAASAFAGNDLTACHGQTIQLGTPPVPGEQYRYSWFPTTGLSNPNIPNPTLTVTNNSPQLLRLSYFVTKDTLTGSNICGRVDEIIVNVPGRVANAGPDALACSGVPFQNAPQALSGYRYQWTALDGAPLSFLSNPQVASPTFTPVNNGTEPLKLRYVQTATLIAPPGCSNSDTVEITVAPAIARGIKTFRLCSGQTQQIGIAPVQGFAYTWSPAAGLSSSTVANPTFTGLVVNDADSVVRRYVLTVQAANNCLVRDTVEIRVLRNVIANAGPDLQICGDTTVRLGIAPQSSLRYQWSPATGLSDATVANPLLRINATAQEQQLRYILTVSNALGSCTRRDTVLIRVAPRIAHPVGRRTVRVCAGDAVSLGFERITGLRYRWSPAAGLSSDTVANPTLRTAAITADSVQTRYILTISNNNCLVRDTTDVIVYRRPQAQAGADVQVCAGQPVRLGSAPVAGLTYLWTPATDLSSATVANPLATIQHSGSTPLVRTYVLRVRNAQGCESRDTVQITVSRQPVAPNINRTVHVCSGDTVRIGSAPMEGSRYSWTPAANLSAANIANPIFRLTLSDTVARTLTYIRRDSAGICSRNDTFLITITPRLPKLQIQGATTACSGVQNIAYRIANPRAGLTYRWQVTGGTLVSGQGTAAIQVNWGTVNPQASVSVQYADAALCTFGGDTLRVAVGLNLQPPRPIGEADTLCVTAAGNVRYQLPVSSPGAVYQWFTQGGGTITSGQGTNTVVINWRNVVFPAGSTAALPVKVWATETLTTPVARCFGTSDTLTVWLKPTPSATAVTGSNAICESSTATYQVNGAANSRYRWEVQGGTIISGNGTSAVTIRWNSLNGSLQPLQGRVQAIETTALGCVGEAINLPVTVHPLPRPRLVQSDSLICANHLGGYRYEVVGLSGSRFSWQISGGTITEASADSSRIVVLWNNSTLPKQLRVSERSAVGCLSAALLNLPVYFDATAIRIWAVSVVPTDDTQVQVRFRISGAPDLPQAFQIERRMGSADFVPIGTVRPTDTLFTDRNLNTDANRYEYRIVRSSQTGTCSTDTGNPHTIIQLRAEARENTILLTWTAYQGWPQVARYEVWRKLDDATAFTRIGTANALNFKGINVLDGFRHCFRIRAIEAGTGRESWSNDVCLDFEHAINIPNVITPNNDGRNDRFVIPQLPLYRSHRLELFNRWGGLLFSTDNYQQNWDGEGLPAGTYYYRLQANRPLPDGSLQPFEFKGWLQLVRE; translated from the coding sequence ATGGAACTACTCTCTCGGGCGGCAAAACGATTGCCGTTGTGCCTGTTTGCACTTTTCCTGTGGCACCAACTGCACGCACAAACAACAGTATTTGCGGAATTAAAAGGTAATCCGTTGAACACCAACGGCTGGCGGCTGGCAGGGCAGGCATATACAGGCGACACAGGTGGCGATGTGGACACCGACCGCGATGAGCTTATACTGACTGACCCGCTGAACTTCACCAGTGGTTCTGTTTTCTATCAAAGTGCGCTCAATTTAGCCACCTGCCAGCGTTGGACGGCAGAATTTGAGTTTCGGATGTGGGAAGGAACAGCCGCCGATGGCATTGCCTTCTGCTTCCTTGCCAATCCGCCGACGGGAGCAGTGGCAGGCGGCGGCATTGGCATACCGCCGCGCCCAAGGGGGCTGATGATAGTACTGGATACATGGCAGAATTGTTTGGGGGCAACACCCGTTCCCAATGTGCAAATTCGGTTTGAGCAAGGCCAACGCGACTACTCCGAATGTCCGCAGCCGCCGCAACCCACCTCTGCAACGCTGCCCTTGCGCTCCAATGAGTACCAACGCTGTCGCATCACCTATCAGAACGGGCTGGTGGTTGTGTCTATCAATGGCACGCCTGTGGTACGCGGGCAGTTCAATATCAATTTCCCCGGTTACTTTGGCTTCACTGCCGCCACGGGTGGCTCTACCGACCGCCATTCCATCAAGAACTTTACCATGCTGACCGACCCTGTGGTAGCCGCATCGGCTTTTGCAGGCAATGACCTGACGGCCTGCCACGGGCAAACCATACAACTTGGCACGCCTCCCGTGCCCGGTGAGCAGTACCGCTATTCATGGTTTCCGACCACCGGCCTGAGCAATCCCAACATCCCCAACCCGACACTGACCGTTACCAACAACAGCCCGCAGCTCTTACGCCTGAGTTATTTTGTTACCAAAGACACCTTGACCGGTAGTAATATTTGCGGCAGGGTAGATGAAATTATCGTCAATGTACCCGGCAGGGTTGCCAATGCAGGCCCCGATGCGCTGGCCTGTTCAGGTGTGCCTTTTCAGAATGCACCGCAGGCACTCTCCGGCTATCGCTACCAATGGACGGCATTAGATGGCGCACCGTTGTCATTTCTGAGCAATCCGCAGGTAGCAAGCCCAACCTTTACGCCTGTCAATAACGGAACAGAACCGCTTAAACTGCGCTATGTGCAAACTGCCACGCTGATTGCTCCGCCCGGTTGTTCCAATTCTGATACCGTTGAAATAACCGTAGCCCCTGCCATTGCGCGGGGCATCAAAACCTTCCGCCTGTGCAGCGGACAAACGCAGCAGATAGGCATTGCACCCGTGCAGGGATTTGCCTATACGTGGTCGCCTGCCGCAGGATTGAGCAGTTCCACCGTTGCCAATCCCACGTTTACGGGACTTGTCGTCAATGATGCCGATTCGGTGGTGCGTCGCTATGTCCTTACCGTACAGGCTGCTAACAATTGTTTGGTGCGCGATACAGTAGAAATCCGCGTGCTGCGCAATGTAATAGCCAATGCGGGGCCTGATTTGCAGATTTGCGGCGATACGACCGTGCGGTTGGGCATTGCCCCGCAAAGCAGCTTGCGCTACCAATGGTCGCCTGCCACAGGGCTTTCCGATGCCACTGTTGCCAACCCTTTGCTGCGGATTAATGCTACCGCACAGGAGCAGCAGTTGCGCTACATCCTGACTGTCAGCAACGCGCTTGGAAGCTGTACGCGCCGCGATACCGTACTGATTCGCGTGGCGCCGCGCATTGCGCATCCTGTCGGCAGGCGAACGGTGCGGGTTTGTGCAGGCGATGCCGTTTCCTTGGGTTTTGAAAGAATAACGGGGCTGCGCTACCGCTGGTCTCCTGCGGCGGGGCTATCTTCCGACACGGTTGCCAATCCGACCTTGCGGACGGCTGCCATCACTGCCGATTCGGTACAAACGCGCTACATCCTGACCATCAGCAATAACAACTGCCTGGTGCGCGATACAACAGACGTAATCGTTTATCGCCGTCCGCAAGCGCAGGCAGGTGCAGACGTGCAGGTATGCGCAGGGCAGCCCGTGCGATTGGGCAGCGCACCCGTGGCAGGACTGACCTACCTCTGGACACCCGCCACCGATTTGAGCAGTGCAACCGTCGCCAATCCTTTGGCAACAATTCAGCACAGTGGCAGCACGCCCTTGGTGCGCACCTACGTTTTGCGTGTGCGCAATGCACAAGGCTGCGAATCGCGCGATACGGTACAGATAACCGTGAGCCGACAACCTGTTGCACCCAATATCAACCGCACAGTGCACGTGTGCAGCGGCGATACCGTGCGCATCGGCTCCGCCCCGATGGAAGGCAGCCGTTACAGTTGGACACCAGCCGCCAATCTTTCAGCCGCCAACATTGCCAACCCGATTTTTCGTTTGACATTGAGCGATACTGTGGCGCGCACACTGACCTATATCCGCCGCGACAGCGCAGGCATTTGCAGCCGAAACGATACTTTTCTGATTACGATAACGCCGCGCCTGCCCAAATTGCAGATACAGGGCGCAACTACTGCCTGCTCGGGCGTGCAAAATATAGCCTATCGGATTGCTAATCCACGCGCAGGGCTTACTTATCGCTGGCAGGTAACGGGCGGTACGCTTGTTTCAGGGCAGGGCACAGCCGCTATTCAAGTCAATTGGGGTACAGTGAATCCGCAGGCAAGCGTAAGCGTACAATATGCCGATGCAGCCCTTTGCACCTTTGGCGGCGATACGCTCCGTGTAGCGGTCGGGCTGAACTTACAGCCGCCCCGACCCATCGGCGAAGCAGATACTTTGTGCGTAACAGCCGCAGGCAATGTCCGTTATCAGTTGCCCGTGAGCAGTCCAGGCGCTGTTTATCAGTGGTTTACGCAGGGCGGCGGCACTATCACAAGCGGTCAGGGAACGAATACCGTTGTCATCAATTGGCGCAATGTCGTATTCCCTGCCGGAAGTACTGCCGCTTTGCCCGTAAAAGTATGGGCAACGGAAACGCTGACAACCCCTGTTGCGCGTTGCTTCGGCACTTCCGATACACTGACCGTCTGGTTGAAACCCACTCCTTCGGCAACTGCCGTTACAGGCAGCAACGCAATTTGCGAAAGCAGTACAGCCACTTATCAAGTCAATGGCGCAGCCAATTCGCGCTACCGCTGGGAAGTACAAGGCGGAACAATTATTTCGGGCAACGGCACAAGCGCTGTTACCATCCGCTGGAACAGCCTCAACGGCAGTTTGCAACCTTTGCAAGGGCGTGTGCAGGCCATAGAAACCACTGCATTGGGCTGTGTTGGTGAGGCAATCAACTTGCCTGTTACCGTCCATCCGCTGCCGCGTCCGCGTTTGGTACAAAGCGACAGCCTGATTTGTGCCAATCACTTAGGGGGCTATCGCTATGAGGTGGTCGGGCTGAGCGGTTCACGTTTTAGCTGGCAAATCAGCGGCGGCACAATCACCGAAGCCTCCGCAGACAGCAGCCGCATTGTCGTTTTGTGGAATAACAGTACGTTGCCCAAACAACTTCGTGTGAGCGAACGCAGCGCCGTGGGTTGTCTCTCCGCCGCACTGCTCAATTTGCCTGTCTATTTTGATGCAACTGCCATCAGAATATGGGCAGTAAGCGTCGTACCTACCGACGACACACAGGTGCAGGTGCGTTTTCGCATCAGCGGTGCGCCCGATTTACCGCAGGCTTTTCAGATAGAAAGACGCATGGGCAGTGCCGATTTTGTACCGATAGGGACAGTGCGCCCTACGGACACGCTATTTACCGACCGCAACCTCAATACTGATGCCAACCGCTATGAATATCGCATTGTGCGAAGTTCGCAAACAGGCACTTGCAGCACCGATACAGGCAATCCGCACACAATCATACAACTGCGCGCCGAAGCACGGGAAAATACAATTTTGCTGACTTGGACAGCCTATCAGGGGTGGCCGCAAGTGGCGCGTTACGAAGTTTGGCGCAAATTAGATGATGCAACAGCTTTTACCCGCATTGGAACGGCTAACGCATTGAATTTCAAAGGTATTAATGTGTTGGATGGTTTCCGCCATTGCTTCCGCATCCGCGCCATAGAGGCAGGCACAGGCAGAGAGAGTTGGAGCAATGACGTTTGTCTGGATTTTGAACACGCCATCAATATTCCGAATGTGATTACACCTAACAACGACGGGCGTAACGACCGCTTCGTGATTCCGCAACTGCCACTGTATCGTTCGCACAGGCTGGAACTGTTCAACCGTTGGGGCGGGCTACTGTTCAGCACCGACAACTACCAACAGAACTGGGACGGCGAAGGGCTGCCTGCCGGAACTTACTACTACCGCTTGCAAGCCAATCGCCCGCTGCCCGACGGCAGTTTACAACCTTTTGAGTTCAAAGGCTGGCTGCAACTTGTCAGGGAGTAA